One window from the genome of Bradyrhizobium xenonodulans encodes:
- a CDS encoding homospermidine synthase — translation MSPPSQIYAKITGPIVMVGFGSIGKGTLPMIERHLDYDKSRVTVIDPKDEGRKAHCEKQNVRFIQKAVTKDNYRDLLTPLLTEGGGQGFCVNLSVDTGSTDIMELCNELGALYIDTVNEPWLGFYFDSSKGPEARSNYALREVTLAAKKARPKGSTTAVSCCGANPGMVSFFVKQALLNVAADLKLNAPRPKTKAEWADLMRQAGIKGIHIAERDTQRSKTPKEPDVFVNTWSVEGFLSEGVQPSELGWGTHEKWMPENARTHEAGCGAAIYLMQPGANTRVRTWCPTRGAQYGFLVTHNESISISDYFTVRDASGKAVYRPTCHYAYHPADDAVLSLHEMFGRAAKMQEKHHILDENEIVDGIDELGVLLFGHDNNAYWYGSQLSIEETRRLAPYQNATGLQVTSAVLGGMVWALENPNEGIVEADEMDFDRLLEIQLPYLGPVKGFYTDWTPLTDRPGLFPEDIDTSDPWQFRNILVR, via the coding sequence ATGAGCCCTCCCTCGCAGATCTACGCGAAGATCACCGGTCCCATCGTCATGGTCGGCTTCGGCTCCATCGGCAAAGGCACGCTGCCGATGATCGAGCGGCATCTCGATTACGACAAGTCGCGCGTCACCGTGATCGATCCCAAGGACGAGGGCCGCAAGGCGCATTGCGAGAAGCAGAATGTGCGCTTCATCCAGAAGGCCGTGACAAAAGACAATTATCGCGACTTGCTGACTCCGCTTCTCACCGAAGGCGGCGGCCAGGGCTTTTGCGTCAATCTCTCGGTCGACACCGGCTCCACCGACATCATGGAGCTCTGCAACGAGCTCGGCGCGCTCTATATCGACACCGTCAACGAGCCGTGGCTCGGCTTCTATTTCGATTCCTCGAAGGGCCCGGAAGCGCGCTCCAACTACGCGCTTCGCGAGGTGACGCTGGCCGCCAAGAAGGCGCGGCCTAAGGGCTCGACGACGGCCGTCTCCTGCTGTGGCGCCAATCCCGGCATGGTCTCCTTCTTCGTCAAGCAGGCGCTGCTCAATGTCGCCGCTGATCTGAAGCTCAATGCCCCCAGGCCGAAGACCAAGGCCGAATGGGCCGACCTGATGCGGCAGGCCGGCATCAAGGGCATCCACATCGCCGAACGCGACACCCAGCGCTCCAAGACGCCGAAAGAGCCTGATGTCTTCGTCAACACCTGGTCGGTGGAAGGCTTCCTGTCAGAAGGCGTGCAGCCGTCCGAGCTCGGCTGGGGCACCCATGAGAAATGGATGCCCGAGAATGCGCGCACCCACGAAGCCGGCTGCGGCGCTGCCATCTATCTGATGCAGCCCGGCGCCAACACGCGCGTGCGCACCTGGTGCCCGACCCGCGGCGCGCAATATGGCTTCCTCGTCACCCACAACGAGTCGATCTCGATCTCCGATTACTTCACCGTGCGCGACGCATCGGGCAAGGCGGTCTATCGGCCGACCTGCCACTATGCCTATCATCCGGCCGACGATGCCGTGCTGTCCCTGCACGAAATGTTCGGCCGCGCCGCCAAGATGCAGGAGAAGCATCACATCCTCGACGAGAACGAGATCGTCGACGGCATCGACGAACTCGGTGTGCTGCTGTTCGGCCATGACAACAACGCCTATTGGTACGGCTCGCAGCTCTCGATCGAAGAGACCCGCAGGCTCGCGCCGTATCAGAACGCCACCGGCTTGCAAGTGACCTCCGCCGTGCTCGGCGGCATGGTGTGGGCGCTGGAAAACCCGAACGAAGGCATCGTCGAAGCCGACGAGATGGATTTCGATCGCCTGCTGGAAATCCAGCTGCCCTATCTCGGCCCGGTGAAGGGTTTTTATACCGACTGGACGCCGCTGACGGATCGCCCGGGGCTGTTCCCGGAAGACATCGACACCAGCGATCCCTGGCAGTTCCGGAATATCCTGGTGCGGTGA